In a genomic window of Nesterenkonia halotolerans:
- a CDS encoding MFS transporter translates to MHQNTSTPPTALPTGESVLQNLPWRWNTQGRIFIVGGLGFMFDAWDVSLNGILIPLLSEEWNLTSSDAAWIGTANLIGMAVGAVLWGTIADRIGRKKAFAWTLLIFSVFTLAGVLTGSLEWFVLFRFLAGVGLGGCIPVDYALVGEFTPARHRGRVLTAMDGWWPLGAALAGFVSAWLIGTWGDWRLPLLAMILPALLVFAVRLFVPESPMYLMRQGQMDEARKVIDSMVTRTGAPVRHYTLAPTQAPPKLSFSAIGEQLKLVWAHSWRVTTVSWVLFLAIMTVYYIAIQWMPTLLIEAGYEQDQAFIRTAGMAAVGLLGVVISTVLVELTGRRALLAVSAPVATAMLVVLGFSMHLPTAVLLLLLGFGMVIQISIPVLYTYVSELYPTEVRGSGFGWASTVSRIGAGLGPLVFIAWMEPTFGLAGAFGICLFGVIAAVLLMLKLAPDTTSKQLD, encoded by the coding sequence GTGCACCAGAACACCTCGACGCCTCCGACGGCGCTGCCCACGGGAGAATCGGTCCTGCAGAATCTGCCCTGGCGGTGGAACACGCAGGGTCGGATCTTCATCGTCGGCGGGCTCGGGTTCATGTTCGACGCCTGGGACGTCTCGCTTAACGGGATTCTGATCCCGCTGCTCTCCGAGGAGTGGAACCTCACCTCCTCGGATGCAGCCTGGATCGGCACCGCAAACCTCATCGGCATGGCCGTCGGGGCGGTCCTCTGGGGCACCATCGCGGACCGGATCGGTCGCAAGAAGGCGTTCGCATGGACTCTTCTGATCTTCTCGGTGTTCACGCTGGCGGGGGTGCTGACCGGCAGCCTCGAATGGTTCGTGCTGTTCCGCTTCCTGGCGGGCGTCGGACTCGGCGGCTGCATCCCGGTGGACTACGCCCTGGTGGGCGAGTTCACCCCAGCCAGACATCGCGGGCGCGTGCTGACCGCGATGGACGGCTGGTGGCCGCTGGGAGCCGCGCTCGCGGGCTTCGTCTCGGCCTGGCTCATCGGCACCTGGGGAGACTGGCGGCTGCCGCTGCTGGCCATGATCCTGCCCGCGCTTCTGGTCTTCGCCGTGCGGCTCTTCGTCCCCGAGTCCCCGATGTACCTGATGCGGCAGGGCCAGATGGACGAGGCCCGCAAGGTCATCGACTCCATGGTCACCCGCACCGGCGCGCCGGTGCGCCACTACACGCTGGCGCCCACCCAGGCGCCGCCGAAACTGAGCTTCAGCGCCATCGGCGAGCAGCTCAAGCTGGTCTGGGCCCATAGCTGGCGAGTCACCACCGTCTCCTGGGTGCTCTTCCTCGCGATCATGACCGTCTACTACATCGCCATCCAGTGGATGCCCACGCTGCTGATCGAAGCCGGCTATGAGCAGGACCAGGCCTTCATCCGTACAGCGGGGATGGCCGCCGTCGGACTTCTCGGCGTGGTGATCTCCACGGTCCTGGTCGAGCTCACCGGGCGCAGAGCCCTGCTCGCCGTCTCCGCGCCCGTCGCCACAGCGATGCTGGTGGTGCTCGGATTCTCGATGCACCTGCCCACCGCGGTGCTGCTGCTCCTGCTCGGTTTCGGCATGGTGATCCAGATCAGCATCCCGGTCCTCTACACCTACGTGTCAGAGCTCTATCCCACCGAGGTCCGCGGCTCGGGATTCGGCTGGGCCTCGACCGTCTCTCGGATCGGAGCGGGGCTGGGCCCGCTGGTCTTCATCGCCTGGATGGAACCGACCTTCGGACTCGCCGGAGCCTTCGGGATCTGCCTCTTCGGCGTGATCGCAGCGGTGCTGCTGATGCTGAAACTCGCCCCCGACACGACCTCCAAGCAGCTCGACTGA